The window AAGACCTCCTCCAGGGAGAGCGGTGTCCGCCGTATCGCGAGCAGCCTGACCGGCTGCGGATGCGCCCGCTCACCGCGGTGCTCGCGGGCTCGGTCAGCTGCCACGCCTCCATACCTTCCTGACCTGCCTGTCACAGCGTCAGCCTCCGATCGCCGACATCGGCCTGTCCGGCTGCACGAAGGACGGGTCGTCCAGGCCCGCTCCCGCCTTCTTGCCCCACATCGCCAGGCGCCAGATGCGGGCGATCTCCTCGTCGGGGGCTCCGGCGCGCAGGACGGCGCGGAGGTCGGTCTCCTCCTGGGCGAACAGGCACGTGCGGATCTGGCCGTCGGCGGTGAGGCGGGTGCGGTCGCAGGCCGCGCAGAAGGGGCGGGTGACGGAGGCGATGACGCCGACGACATGAGGGCCGCCGTCGACCAGCCAGCGTTCGGCGGGGGCCGAGCCGCGCTTCTGCTCACCCTCGGGGGTGAGGTCGAAGCGGGTGCGCAGGGAGGTCAGGATGTCCCCGGCGGTGATCATGCCGTCGCGCTTCCAGCCGTGCTGGGCGTCCAGGGGCATCTGCTCGATGAAGCGCAGTTCGTAGTCGTGCGCCACCGCCCAGGCGAGCAGGTCCGGGGCCTCGTCGTCGTTCAGGCCCGGCATCAGGACGGAGTTGACCTTGACGGGCGTCAGGCCGGCCTCGCGGGCGGCGTCGAGGCCCTCGATGACGTCCTCGTGGCGGTCACGGCGGGTGAGGGCCTCGAAGACGTCCGGGCGGAGGGTGTCCAGGGAGACGTTGACCCGGTCCAGGCCCGCCGCCTTCAGGGCGGGCGCGGTGCGCCTGAGGCCGATGCCGT of the Streptomyces sp. T12 genome contains:
- the moaA gene encoding GTP 3',8-cyclase MoaA, with amino-acid sequence MLIDTYGRVATDLRVSLTDRCNLRCTYCMPEEGLQWLAKPDLLTDDEIVRLIDIAVASLGIEEARFTGGEPLLRPGLVGIVERIAALDPRPQMSLTTNGIGLRRTAPALKAAGLDRVNVSLDTLRPDVFEALTRRDRHEDVIEGLDAAREAGLTPVKVNSVLMPGLNDDEAPDLLAWAVAHDYELRFIEQMPLDAQHGWKRDGMITAGDILTSLRTRFDLTPEGEQKRGSAPAERWLVDGGPHVVGVIASVTRPFCAACDRTRLTADGQIRTCLFAQEETDLRAVLRAGAPDEEIARIWRLAMWGKKAGAGLDDPSFVQPDRPMSAIGG